The Triticum aestivum cultivar Chinese Spring chromosome 5A, IWGSC CS RefSeq v2.1, whole genome shotgun sequence genomic sequence GTCCATGACCTTTTtgccaaattcatgattttttttcatttctgtGAACTTTTTCAAACTTCTACGAATTTTTTTCATTATCGTGAACTAAAAAAATGGTCGAATAGTTCTGTTATCCTAATAGTGCACAACTAAATTAAGATGGCCTAGTAGTTAATGGCGACAACCATCGAAGTACACGTCTGCACTTCGAATATAGTCACAAATTAATAAATTTTGCCTTTTTTTTCATTTGCATTTGCTGGTCTATCAACGTGCCCACCTAAAATTCATCTTTTTAAAATTGTTCAGAATTCAAAAAACTTGTCTAGAATTTGAATTTTGTTCATAATTTTAGCAAATGTTCACGTCTTGAAAATGAATATTAGATTTTTTTCATAATTTCCAAACATTGGTcggatttttaaaaaaaattattcacATTTAGGATCAGCCACTTCCTTGGTTAGTACTTTTAAATATAGTGCTTCACATAAGACGTGCTGGGTCCATAGCTTGGCTGGCTTGGAGTTCGACTCCCATCGCGTGCGCTTTTCCTTTTTCTATTCGCTCGGCTGCTGCAAATTGGGCCGGCCCATGCTTTTCCTTTTTCTATTCGCTCGGCTGCTGCAAATTGGGCCGGCCCatgctttttctttttctattcGCTCGGCTGCTGCAAATTGGGCCGGCACATTTGTGCGCCACCTTTAGTGTACCAATCCCGGCCTGTTTTCTCTAAAAACAAAAAATCTCGGCTTTCCTTCGCGGTCCCCGTTTGGACTTGAGGGTTTGATTCGCCGAACCTCTACAAATTTAGGGTTTAAACTAGAGTTTTTCCTCAGAATAACCATTTGGAGATGAGCCATTTATTTTTAACTTCTAAGTTCTCGATCCCAAGCCCACCTTGGTGTTTGTGTCTGCAAATTATATCTCATCTGGCCAGCCTGTATTTTGTCTTAACCTCATCACATTGCCAGAAAAATCGAGATCGATAGAAGTCTAATCTTTTCCATACCCCTATCGGTACTTCAAAGAAATATAGGAGGAACCTTGACAGACTCGTCAGCACCGAGGTAATCAACACTAATCGACCTCCATATATAAGACATAAGCTTGACCTTTCAGCAGCCTAGCCTTTTTCAAATCTATCTTCAATGCACTTCCACTCCTTATTTGTCAATCAGCCATGGTGAATCGGGATCCCAAGGTAACTAAACGGTAGTGAACCCATTTCACAACCGAACAGCTGTTTATACACATCTTGTTCCTCCTTGACTCTCCCAaaacagaacaattcacttttgttAAAATTTATTTTGAGTCCCgccaattgttcaaataagcaaaACACTACTTTCATATTTCTAGCTTTTGCAATATCATGTTCCATGAATATAATTGTGTCATCGGCGTAGTGTAGTATGGACACTCCCCCATACACAAGATGTGGAACTAGTCCGACTACTTGCCCATTTTATTTAGGCCGACCGATAAGGACTGCCAACATATCCGCTACTATGTTAAACAAAACGCGAGACATTGAGTCTCTCTGTCTTAATCCATTATGTGTCTCGAAGTAATAACCAGTGTCATCATTCATCTTTATCCCAACACTAGCTACCTTTCTGAATAAAGGAATCCACCTGTTTTCTCCAGGCTTCATTTGAACCGCTTCATACATAAAACTTGTTATAGGAAGggccatttgaccttgtcatacgccttctcgaaatccactttgaaaataacCCCATCTAGTTTCTTTCAATGGATGTTGTGAAGAGTTTTATATAGAACCACAACCCCTTCTATAGGATGTGTCTCCCAGGCATGAAAGTCGTCTGAGTTGGTTGTACAACCGAATGGGCAATCTGCGTCAACCTATTTGTATTGGTGACAAGTAAGAGAATAGGAGTTGAGGGGTGATGAGATAGAAATTCCATTGATTGGTTGAAGAGAATAGGAGTTTAAGCAGGGGGAGAGGGGCAATGATAATTTAGGGAGCCGATTCCCAGGATTTCTTTCCACAAGATCATGTTAATTCGTGGGCATGTTCTATCCCAAACTAATTTCCATCTTATATCAATCAGAGAAACGAGAGTAAAAATATATTTCCACACCTAATCCCTCCCAGCACTTCCTCGTGTAAACTCCCATTCCCCAAGGTTACGTTTCGCTCACTCCCAGGCCTCCGAGAAAAGCGGATCGAGGCGATCCCATCTGCTCCCAACCACACCGGCCTCCAAGCCACTGCCGCCGGTCCTTGCCTCCTTCATCCGCCGCTCCAATGGCAGGAGGGGTTGGGGACCCTGGTGCTTTGGCTCAGGTCTGTAGTTAGGGTTAGCCTAGTGCTTCCTTGGGGTGCTGTTTTCATGGAGGAGGTGGCGTCACGTCCGAGTAATTTGCTTCCGCTCTTCCTCCATCTCAGCGTTGCTGCAACCAGTGGCATCGAGGGGCAGGTGGCCCAGTCGTCTCGCTGATCTATGGATATTGCGAGGTTCGTGTCTGGTGGTCGGCCGTCAGCACGCTCGTGGGTGGCGGCCGTGTCGGCTCCTGTAGTTGTGTTTATAGTCTTGTAGCTGGGTGCGTGGATGACGACAGGCGGCGATGTTCCTTTTCTTCGACTACATCAGATGAAGTTGACGGTGTCGAGATCTGGTGACCACGGGGAAGATCCCCGGCCTACGTGCCACAAAGACTATGACGGCTATTCTTATTTTTTTTTCCGGTGTTTTCATGGTGACAGTGGAGGACGTTTGTTGACTACGTTTCGGCGAGGCATGAGTTTCTGCAAGGATGAAATATTAGTTTTACTTCTTGTGAAATTTTTTGTGTAAAGTTGCTTGACAAGCATTTATGTCTTGTATGATGATCATATGTGTAATCTCTTATGAACACATGGTATATTGAAATAGTATATGGTTGCTTAAAAAAAGTTAATTACCAAATAGCGGTGGtgtctttttctgcgtcacatgtGTGGCATTCATCCTGGACCCAGTGGAAGCATAAACTAGTCAGCCACCTCCCTACGAAATGGATGTTTCCCACGTAGCTTGTACTCCGGTTTGTAGCGGCAAAAGCTGTATTATTAGTAGGAGAAACCCAGCTCCACATGTTTGTACCGGACGGAAATACCCTCGCCGCTTAGCGTCCACCCCCCGGCCTTATCCCCGTTGCTCCATTTTTGTCCTCTTTGTCCTCGCCGATCACCGCATTACATTCCCACGCCATCACCCTCAAACCCTCTCAGCAGAACACGTACGCCTCCTCCTCACCAGCTTGAAGAGCTCCTCTCCCGCCGGTGAAGACTCAAGTGGTCCTGCTGGTGTCCGGTAACTGCTTCCGTCTTTTCTTTGCCGGTGACTCTGAGGATTCTGATTTCTTCCCGCAAATGGTTGCTCTAGCTCCGACCATGTTCCATCCAGCTTGCTGGTGCTGCCGCGGCGGACGCGATGGAAGCTGTGCACGGCGTCGAGTCCCTCGCCGGCGGAGATGGCCGGCATCATGTTTCCCGTACCCTTGGGACTGCCCTGCTGATCTCGGTGGGGTACATCGATCTCGGCAAGTGGGTGACGGCGGTCGATGCCGGCGCTCGCTTCGGCTACGACCTCGTGCTGCTGGTGCTTTTCTTCAACTTCTCGGCGGTTCTCAATCAGTATCTGTCCACTTGTATCGGCATGGTCACCGGCAAGAATCTTGCAGAGGTACATATACCCAATTCTTTCTTTAATTCCTGCAACTCTTGTTTCCGAGAAGGGATCAGTCTCAAATATGCAAGTCAGTTCTGAGCCCGAGCTGATATGCTCCGGCTGTCCCCAGCTCAAttgtaaaaaaattaaaaaacctACTAATCCCTCTATAGTCGTACTAACGCTGTATCAATTAATTCAGATTGGAGAGATAATTAATAATTAAAAAACTGGATTTATTTGGCAACAAACAACTATGTTCGCGTGTTCTAATTAACTGCGTTCAAAGTTTTGTGAATAAAGAACATTTGGGGTGCTCTAAGAAGAAATAAATTAATTTTCTTTATGAAACAAAAATTCAGTTCTCAGTCCGAGCTCATAGCCTCATACACCCCCAGATGAATAGTAAATTTTATAAAAATCCACTAATGAATAAACTGATTTCTTGGCAAAAAGCAAATATGTTTGTGTGTTTTAATTACATTCATTTTTTCTTGAATAAATTATTTGTGGTACTCCAAGAAAAAAAATCGGTGAGCACATATTCTCTTTCTTTTTAATACAGAGAACCACAAATTTAATTCCTTCATGAAATGTCAATTCAGTTCCGAGCCCGACCTCATATGCTCCTAGATGAATACTCCCTCCATCTGCAATAGAAGATGTTTCTAAATTATTTAGCTTGCAAAAAGTCTtatattgtggaatggagggactAGAAATGTTTAGAAAAATATCTAGTAATAAATATATAAACTCATTTTTTTTGGAAGAAACAAATATGTCCATGTGTTGTAATTGCATTCAAATTTTCTTAAATAAAAAATATATGTGGTGCTCTAAGCAAAATCAATTCAATGACGAtatattttgtttctttttctttaccGAGATCACCACAAATTCAATTCCTTCATGGAAACTAAAATTTATTTCAAAGCCCGAGCCCATATGATCCAGGATGAACATTATATTTTTTTAATCTAccactaaataaataaataaactgatTTTTTGCCACAAACAAATATGTTCGTCTATTCCGACTGGACTCAAATTTTTGTGAATAAATAATACTTGTGGTATTCTAAGAAAAAAATCGGCGGGCACATATTTTTTTCCCTTTTATCTCGAGAACTACAAATATAATTTCTTCCTTGAAACAAAAATCCATTTATATGCCTGAGCTCATGTGCTTGGGGATGAAtagtatttttttagaaaaaaaagtaGTAATATATATGTAAACTGATTATCCGGAGGAAGGCCGATGGCGAAACGACCAGCCCGGCTTGCCTGGAATTGCTACAACAGCCACATCAGCAGCCACATCCTCTGCTCCGGACTGAGCATGATGTAGGCAGTGATCCGGCACCTCAATGGGGAAGCGGGCGGATTGGAAGTCTTGGTGGCGGAAGGGAGAAACGGGGAAATAGAGTGGATAGGGTTTCGGTTGCCGCCGTCCATCTTAAATAGCCGGCCTCCTCCGTCTGGTGACACGTCGGAGCAGCGCCACATGGCGTGCAGCGGAGGAGGCGCCTGTCAGAACATCGGTCTCTCTGTATCACTGTGTGGACCCTGTCAATTTATCTGCCCAAGCGCGTCCGGGCCTCCCCATATCTACCCCAGATATGGGCCAGATATGGGGAGTGCCGGTCAGTCCGGACGTTGGGCCTGGCTATGGGGAGCCCTGTTGGGTGGCCAAAACTCGTCCGGGCACTTTCCGGGCAGCCTGCCCGAGTACTTGTGGCAGTTATGGGTAGTCCGGTTGTGGATGCTCTTAAAACACATGAACATGCTTGTTGCTGGACAAAATTTGGATGTCACTTACTTAATTATTTGCACATGAGCTCGGGAGCCGAAACACCATCCTTCTCAAATATCCCAACGTGAGAAAAAATGTTGCAtttttcttttgcagagaaagaCTCTGTAGGTACTTTTTGGATTTTGCGTGTTTTTCAGTTACAACCACCATCTGGTCTTACTTGTAATGTTTTTACATGAATTTCAAGATTTCCAGCCAGGAGTATAGCCAGTTCATATGTGTTGGCCTTGGTCTCCAGGCAGGGATGTCTTTATTTACTTCAGAACTAACCATGGTACGTATGAGCACAAACTTCAATATAATTGTTTTTGTCAATACTCTATTGTACCTTATTTGTTTTGCCATGTTATGTGTATTGACTTTTTAACTAAGTTGTGAGGATGTGAGGATTCCCAACTAATTCTGAATATTTAATATTTTGGCTGTTTCAGATTTTGGGCATAGCAGTTGGATACAACCTTGTGTTTGATGTGGATGATTTTATCACGGCTATTATTTttgcatgtgttgtaattaatgcattgccATATCTTTTATCCCCCAGGGTAAGTTTAATACTAACCCTGCATCCACTAATTCTTAGAATGTTGACTTGTTCCAGTTCCTCTAAGATGCTGTGTGCTTATGATATATTATTTCTGCTCATTGTAGGACAAGAGGATGGCTGGAACGTTAAATGCATGCATAGCTGGCTTTACGATTCTTTGTTTTGTGCTTGTTTTATTAATCAGTCAACCAGAGATTCCTCTCCATGTGAATGTGATGTTCCCTAAGTTGAGTGGAGAAAGTGCTTACTCACTGATGGCACTTATGGGTGCAAACATAATGTCACACAATTTTTATGTTCATTCGTCCATTGTTCAGGTATTTCACGGTGTTTCTTGCTCATACATTGTTAAACTTGTCCATGAATATTGATTTGCATCTGGGGGTGCACCAGTGTCAAAGTTTTTCATTAAGAAAGGTCATGTTATTTCTGCAAATGGTGCTGCTTGTACTCATGATGAGCATATGGAGTTGTTCACAATGAATGATGGTAGCAAAACTAGCATTGTTTATTTTCTGCTTTTTATGACGTTGTTAATACACCTGTTTCAAGATCGAAAAAACCATTAAAATTTTGGTTATGGTGGTTCAGAGATATTTTGAAACATATCAGGTGATGCATACTTCTTTTTTCGGAAGAAGGGATAGGAGCACTGACTTTGCACTGTTCACACCATGATGGGATGTGGATCCCACTTTACTATTTATTCCTGCTTATTTGAGTTATCCTTTCATGTTAACTTGGATGTCATATATGCAGGTTCAGAGGGCTCATGTTCATACCCTGGGTGCCCTGTTTCATGACCACTTTTTTTCAATATTATTTACTTTTACTGGGGTTTTTCTTGTGAACTATGTTCTGTTGAGCTCAGCAGCAGCGGAATCTAGTCACAATGTGATCCACACCTTTCACGACGCTGTCGAGCTAATGAACGAGGTTTGTGAGTTCTGTCTCCACAGTATCAATCCAACTCTTCGAATCACAAACATGAATTTTGGTGTTTTAATGGCGTGTTTAAAAAAAATCCTTAGTTTATTTGGATACTTGTTTTCTGCAGATATTTACGAGTTCCATGGCACCACTTGTGTTGTTGGCGGTTCTTCTCTTTTCAAGCCACATCATCGCACTAACATCTGTTATCGCTAGCCATGTAGTTACAGAGCATTTCTTTGGCGCCAACCTGTCTCTGGTTGTGCATCatgtgctacttaagcttatttccATGATCCCTGCTATCTATTTTGCAAAGGTAGCAGGCTCTGAAGGGGTATATCAGTTAATCATTCTATGTCCAGTAATCCAGGCGTTTACCCTGCCTTCATCTGTTATTCCTGTTTTCCGCATCGCCTCATCAAGTTGGATAATGGGAAACTACAGGGTGTCTCTACGTGTTGAAATATTAGCCTTCCTTGCATTTTGTCTTACGTTGTTTATAAATATCATCTTCGCGGCGGAGATCCTGTTCGGCGATAGCGCCTGGACAAACAGCCTGAAAGGGAACACTGAAACCCCTGTGCTAATTCCACATACTGTACTAATCCTAATGTCTTGTGCATCTATTGCTTTTGCACTCTTCCTGGCTGTTACCCCACTGAAATCATCAAGTAGGGAAGCCGAAACTCAGGAGTTGTGTGTGCACTCTCAAAGAGAAgcacctgaagaaattcaaaggtatTATAGCTATTGATGTTTTTGCAGGGGATTCATTGAAAAGTCATCAGAAATCTGCTTTCAAGCATGCTGACAGTTCTGAAACCACTGCAGGTCCTGAGGCCCCTTGACGTCTGCCATCCTCGAGGAATCAAAATCACTTGTTACGGTTGACTTTAGAGTCAACAGTCAACACCAAATGAAGAGCGCAACTCAGAAAGGTGTTGAAGTAGAAGCAGATGTTTGCACCGACAAGGATAATGGGACTTGACATAAATGTCGAATACCACAAGTCCATCGGAGGTAGGCAAGCAGAAATTCACCGTCCAATGAAGCAAATTGGGGCAGAGCTCCTGGAAATCTGAAATATTACAAGAGGTGGACAGGCGACCCGGTTCCAGAAGTCTATGCAGCCAAGTATGAACACTAATTTCCTCTTATATATCAACCATTTGCACAAACCTAGCAAAGTGCAGAGTTCAAT encodes the following:
- the LOC123106155 gene encoding protein ETHYLENE-INSENSITIVE 2 isoform X2, which produces MPALASATTSCCWCFSSTSRRFSISICPLVSAWSPARILQSQEYSQFICVGLGLQAGMSLFTSELTMILGIAVGYNLVFDVDDFITAIIFACVVINALPYLLSPRDKRMAGTLNACIAGFTILCFVLVLLISQPEIPLHVNVMFPKLSGESAYSLMALMGANIMSHNFYVHSSIVQVQRAHVHTLGALFHDHFFSILFTFTGVFLVNYVLLSSAAAESSHNVIHTFHDAVELMNEIFTSSMAPLVLLAVLLFSSHIIALTSVIASHVVTEHFFGANLSLVVHHVLLKLISMIPAIYFAKVAGSEGVYQLIILCPVIQAFTLPSSVIPVFRIASSSWIMGNYRVSLRVEILAFLAFCLTLFINIIFAAEILFGDSAWTNSLKGNTETPVLIPHTVLILMSCASIAFALFLAVTPLKSSSREAETQELCVHSQREAPEEIQRS
- the LOC123106155 gene encoding protein ETHYLENE-INSENSITIVE 2 isoform X1, yielding MEAVHGVESLAGGDGRHHVSRTLGTALLISVGYIDLGKWVTAVDAGARFGYDLVLLVLFFNFSAVLNQYLSTCIGMVTGKNLAEISSQEYSQFICVGLGLQAGMSLFTSELTMILGIAVGYNLVFDVDDFITAIIFACVVINALPYLLSPRDKRMAGTLNACIAGFTILCFVLVLLISQPEIPLHVNVMFPKLSGESAYSLMALMGANIMSHNFYVHSSIVQVQRAHVHTLGALFHDHFFSILFTFTGVFLVNYVLLSSAAAESSHNVIHTFHDAVELMNEIFTSSMAPLVLLAVLLFSSHIIALTSVIASHVVTEHFFGANLSLVVHHVLLKLISMIPAIYFAKVAGSEGVYQLIILCPVIQAFTLPSSVIPVFRIASSSWIMGNYRVSLRVEILAFLAFCLTLFINIIFAAEILFGDSAWTNSLKGNTETPVLIPHTVLILMSCASIAFALFLAVTPLKSSSREAETQELCVHSQREAPEEIQRS